The following coding sequences lie in one Arachis ipaensis cultivar K30076 chromosome B05, Araip1.1, whole genome shotgun sequence genomic window:
- the LOC107642942 gene encoding NAC domain-containing protein 37 encodes MESSCVPPGFRFHPTDEELVGYYLRKKVASQKIDLDVIREIDLYRIEPWDLQERCRIGYEEQNEWYFFSHKDKKYPTGTRTNRATMAGFWKATGRDKAVYDKAKLIGMRKTLVFYKGRAPNGQKTDWIMHEYRLESDENGPPQEEGWVVCRAFKKRTTNGQTKTMEGWDSSYLYEEGSGGGGGPVVESIEQLLSRQSRHHHHHQSSFMCKQEIENMHANIAAEQFVQLPQLESPSLPLVKRPTTSTMALVSESNEDHNMLSKKVVTDWRDLDKFVASQLSHGGDSSRHETETDDAAVLPSFMDNNNHDNSDSISDMSLLQLLQSSSSNSRVNNEGNRLMMSMSPFLNTSSDCDIGICVFEN; translated from the exons ATGGAATCATCGTGTGTCCCACCTGGTTTTCGGTTCCACCCAACGGATGAAGAGCTTGTTGGTTATTATCTGAGGAAGAAAGTGGCATCTCAGAAGATAGACCTTGACGTTATCAGAGAGATCGATCTCTATCGTATTGAACCCTGGGATCTCCAAG AGAGATGTAGGATCGGGTATGAAGAGCAGAACGAGTGGTACTTCTTCAGCCACAAAGACAAGAAGTATCCGACGGGGACTCGAACGAACAGGGCCACCATGGCGGGGTTCTGGAAGGCCACCGGAAGAGACAAGGCAGTGTACGACAAGGCGAAGCTGATCGGGATGAGGAAGACTCTCGTGTTCTACAAAGGGAGAGCCCCTAACGGCCAGAAAACAGACTGGATCATGCACGAGTACAGACTTGAATCCGATGAAAACGGACCCCCTCAG GAGGAAGGGTGGGTTGTTTGTAGAGCATTCAAGAAAAGGACGACAAACGGGCAAACGAAGACTATGGAAGGATGGGATTCAAGCTACTTGTACGAGGAAGGGAGCGGCGGCGGTGGCGGCCCGGTTGTTGAGTCAATTGAGCAGCTGCTCTCAAGGCAgagtcgtcatcatcatcatcatcaaagcaGCTTCATGTGCAAGCAAGAAATagagaacatgcatgcaaatatagCAGCAGAGCAATTTGTACAGCTTCCACAGCTTGAGAGCCCAAGTTTGCCGCTAGTTAAGAGGCCAACAACAAGCACAATGGCACTAGTCTCAGAAAGCAACGAAGATCATAACATGTTATCGAAGAAAGTAGTGACTGATTGGAGGGATCTTGATAAGTTTGTGGCATCTCAACTGAGTCATGGAGGAGACAGTAGTAGGCACGAAACTGAAACCGATGATGCAGCAGTGCTCCCAAGCTTTATGGATAATAACAACCATGACAACAGTGATAGCATCTCGGACATGTCATTGCTGCAGCTTCTGCAGAGTAGTAGTAGTAATAGTAGGGTCAACAATGAAGGGAACAGGTTGATGATGAGCATGAGCCCCTTTCTAAACACAAGCTCTGACTGTGATATTGGGATATGCGTCttcgaaaattaa